In Natrinema salaciae, the following are encoded in one genomic region:
- a CDS encoding HalOD1 output domain-containing protein, whose product MHPALATALARIAAREGCDRSALPPLYEVVDPEALAAVLESNGDVTVRFAYGDYRVVIGPDPDDVAVIDGDR is encoded by the coding sequence ATGCACCCAGCACTCGCCACGGCACTCGCACGTATCGCGGCCCGTGAGGGTTGCGATCGATCGGCGCTGCCGCCGCTGTACGAGGTCGTCGATCCCGAGGCGCTGGCCGCCGTGCTCGAGTCGAACGGCGACGTCACGGTCCGCTTCGCGTACGGCGACTACCGCGTCGTGATCGGCCCCGACCCCGACGACGTGGCGGTGATCGACGGGGATCGGTAA
- a CDS encoding HalOD1 output domain-containing protein, whose amino-acid sequence MHPALVTALARIAAREGCAPTALPPLYEAVDPEALAAVLESNGDVTVRFAYGDYRVVIGPGPHEVTVIDGAR is encoded by the coding sequence ATGCATCCAGCACTCGTCACGGCACTCGCACGTATCGCGGCCCGTGAGGGCTGTGCTCCGACGGCCCTGCCGCCGCTGTACGAGGCCGTCGATCCCGAGGCGCTGGCCGCCGTGCTCGAGTCGAACGGGGACGTCACCGTCCGCTTCGCGTACGGCGACTACCGCGTCGTGATCGGTCCCGGACCGCACGAGGTGACGGTGATCGACGGGGCTCGGTAA
- a CDS encoding molybdopterin-dependent oxidoreductase yields the protein MVRKVGAGLQAAPAFVRPPPRLVDWSIFAIVCFEAVSGLVSFTVGSVAWWPLFWAHRIAGLTLIVLLGFKLARVRHRLTNSGQWVPSTVLSVVTLLSVVGVLATGISWVFGLDVRLSQWTLLSVHVGFGLVLVPLMLWHLTTRFRLPKRRDFDRRRTILQYTVLLVGGAVAYRGQEFANRFLNGPGADRRFTGSQPRDGAGNESFPITAWVADDPAPVELSDWTLTVRGAVESPLELEYRDLSADTERQALLDCTSGWYTVQQWRGLRVGDVLDAAGVDEEGQFVRFVSVTGYRWSLPIDEARDALLATHVGGERLSHGHGAPLRLVAPGRRGFQWVKWVERVDVRRRGDPAQWVVTLVSGFD from the coding sequence ATGGTACGGAAAGTGGGAGCGGGTCTGCAGGCTGCCCCCGCTTTCGTGCGGCCACCGCCGCGGCTCGTCGACTGGTCGATCTTCGCGATCGTCTGTTTCGAGGCCGTCTCGGGGCTCGTTTCCTTCACCGTCGGATCGGTCGCCTGGTGGCCGCTGTTCTGGGCTCACCGGATCGCCGGGCTGACGCTCATCGTCTTGCTCGGCTTCAAACTCGCTCGCGTTCGGCATCGGCTCACGAACAGCGGGCAGTGGGTCCCGTCGACCGTCCTGTCGGTCGTGACGCTGCTCTCGGTGGTCGGCGTGCTGGCGACCGGCATCAGCTGGGTGTTCGGCCTGGACGTTCGCCTCTCCCAGTGGACCCTCCTGAGCGTGCACGTCGGGTTCGGTCTCGTGCTCGTTCCGCTCATGCTGTGGCACCTCACGACCCGATTTCGGCTTCCGAAACGGCGTGACTTCGACCGGCGTCGGACGATCCTCCAGTACACCGTCTTGCTGGTCGGCGGCGCAGTGGCATATCGCGGGCAGGAGTTCGCGAATCGGTTCCTGAACGGGCCCGGCGCGGACCGTCGATTCACGGGCTCACAGCCGCGAGACGGAGCGGGCAACGAGAGTTTTCCGATCACCGCGTGGGTCGCCGATGACCCTGCCCCCGTCGAGCTCTCGGACTGGACGCTCACCGTCCGCGGAGCGGTGGAGTCGCCGCTGGAACTCGAGTACCGGGACCTGTCCGCCGATACCGAACGACAGGCGCTGTTGGACTGCACCAGCGGGTGGTATACGGTACAGCAGTGGCGGGGGCTCCGCGTCGGCGACGTGCTCGATGCGGCCGGTGTGGACGAGGAGGGCCAGTTCGTTCGGTTCGTCTCGGTCACCGGCTACCGCTGGAGCCTCCCGATCGACGAGGCGCGGGATGCGCTCCTGGCGACCCACGTCGGTGGCGAGCGCCTCAGCCACGGCCACGGAGCCCCGCTGCGACTCGTCGCCCCCGGTCGCCGGGGGTTCCAGTGGGTCAAGTGGGTCGAACGAGTGGACGTCCGACGACGCGGCGATCCGGCACAGTGGGTCGTAACACTGGTCAGCGGATTCGATTGA
- a CDS encoding 2Fe-2S iron-sulfur cluster-binding protein, with the protein MDEGIPVRVITGDEETTIAVESGANLRDALLEHDLPVYGTLSQYANCGGRGLCSTCTVAVDPAPEPTHWHDAAAVRFGYPRLSCCLEVEEPMTVRLLDKYVWGQVFPRQLSPD; encoded by the coding sequence ATGGACGAGGGAATTCCGGTTCGGGTCATCACCGGTGACGAGGAAACAACGATTGCGGTCGAATCCGGCGCAAACCTCCGGGATGCGTTGCTCGAGCACGACCTGCCGGTCTACGGAACGCTGTCACAGTACGCCAACTGCGGTGGACGGGGGCTCTGTTCGACCTGTACCGTTGCGGTCGATCCCGCGCCGGAGCCAACCCACTGGCACGACGCCGCAGCCGTTCGGTTCGGATATCCACGACTCTCCTGTTGTCTCGAGGTCGAGGAACCGATGACGGTCAGGCTCTTGGACAAGTACGTCTGGGGACAAGTCTTTCCGCGCCAGTTGTCTCCAGACTAA
- a CDS encoding carboxymuconolactone decarboxylase family protein yields MATKQTQQEMEEHLGQVPSWMEHLAEPASDHSWGIFRDLGLGETNLSKREKALVEVSAAAAMQCPYCTYFHKEEARLAEVSEDELEETINLAGVTRYFSTILHGNEVDHDEFVAETDEIVEYIEEQEAPTADD; encoded by the coding sequence ATGGCAACGAAGCAAACACAACAGGAGATGGAAGAGCATCTCGGGCAGGTGCCCAGCTGGATGGAGCATCTCGCGGAGCCGGCGAGCGACCACAGTTGGGGGATCTTCCGGGATCTCGGCCTCGGGGAGACCAACCTATCCAAACGGGAAAAAGCGCTCGTCGAGGTGAGCGCCGCAGCCGCGATGCAGTGTCCTTACTGCACGTACTTCCACAAAGAGGAAGCGCGGTTGGCGGAGGTGTCCGAAGACGAACTCGAAGAGACGATAAATCTGGCCGGTGTCACTCGGTACTTCTCGACGATCCTGCACGGGAACGAGGTTGACCACGACGAGTTCGTCGCCGAAACGGACGAAATCGTCGAGTACATCGAAGAACAAGAAGCGCCAACAGCAGACGACTGA
- the leuD gene encoding 3-isopropylmalate dehydratase small subunit, producing the protein MTDDVEIPEVNSVSGSGVPIRGNDIDTDQIIPARFMKVVTFDGLGEFAFFDLRFDDDDNQKEHPFNEDRFQDSSVMVVNSNFGCGSSREHAPQALMRWGIDAIIGESFAEIFAGNCLALGIPTVTADSETIEDLQEWVDEHPDGEIDIDVEAETVTYGDRTIDVTVDDAQRKALVDGVWDTTALMKSNAGAVRETARELPYVDDAAIPEAE; encoded by the coding sequence ATGACGGACGACGTCGAGATTCCGGAGGTCAACTCCGTTTCCGGTTCGGGCGTCCCGATTCGGGGCAACGACATCGACACCGACCAGATCATCCCCGCGCGGTTCATGAAGGTCGTCACCTTCGACGGGCTGGGCGAGTTCGCGTTCTTCGACCTGCGGTTCGACGACGACGACAACCAGAAGGAGCACCCGTTCAACGAGGACCGGTTTCAGGACTCCTCGGTGATGGTCGTCAACTCGAACTTCGGGTGTGGCTCCTCGCGCGAGCACGCACCCCAGGCCCTGATGCGCTGGGGGATCGACGCGATCATCGGCGAGAGCTTCGCCGAGATCTTCGCGGGCAACTGTCTGGCACTCGGTATTCCGACCGTTACGGCCGACAGCGAGACGATCGAGGACCTGCAGGAGTGGGTGGACGAACACCCCGACGGCGAGATCGACATCGACGTCGAGGCCGAGACGGTCACCTACGGCGATCGAACCATCGACGTCACCGTCGACGACGCCCAGCGCAAGGCCCTCGTCGACGGCGTCTGGGACACGACGGCGCTGATGAAGTCCAACGCCGGCGCAGTCCGAGAGACGGCTCGAGAACTGCCCTACGTCGACGACGCGGCGATCCCGGAAGCCGAATAG
- the leuC gene encoding 3-isopropylmalate dehydratase large subunit, with product MSTGTLYDKVWDRHKVTTLPTGQDQLFVGLHLIHEVTSPQAFGMLRERDLEVAYPELTHATVDHIVPTADQSRPYEEDAAEEMMAELEENVREAGIAFSDPTTGDQGIVHVIGPEQGITQPGKTIVCGDSHTSTHGAFGALAFGIGTSQIRDVLATGTVAMEKQKVRKIQVDGELGDGVEAKDVILEIIRRLGTEGGVGYVYEYAGEAIESLGMEGRMSICNMSIEGGARAGYVNPDETTYEWLAETDYFQENPEKFDELKPYWESIRSDADAEYDDVVHIDANELEPVVTWGTTPGQGVGVTEPIPAPEDLAEDKQDTARRAQEHMRVEAGDSMEGYDIDVAFLGSCTNARLPDLRRAARIVEGREVDDDVRAMVVPGSQRVQKAAEEEGLKDTFEEAGFEWRNAGCSMCLGMNEDQLEGDEACASSSNRNFVGRQGSKDGRTVLMNPRMVAAAAITGEVSDVRELKEVNLA from the coding sequence ATGAGTACGGGCACACTGTACGACAAGGTCTGGGATCGACACAAGGTCACCACGCTGCCCACCGGACAGGACCAGCTGTTCGTCGGGCTTCACCTCATCCACGAGGTGACCAGCCCGCAGGCGTTCGGGATGCTCCGCGAGCGCGACCTCGAGGTCGCCTACCCCGAACTGACCCACGCGACGGTCGACCACATCGTCCCGACGGCCGACCAGTCCCGCCCCTACGAGGAGGACGCGGCCGAGGAGATGATGGCCGAACTCGAGGAGAACGTCCGCGAGGCGGGCATCGCGTTCTCGGACCCGACGACGGGGGATCAGGGGATCGTCCACGTCATCGGACCGGAGCAGGGGATCACCCAGCCCGGGAAGACGATCGTCTGTGGGGACTCCCACACCTCGACGCACGGTGCCTTCGGCGCGCTCGCCTTCGGCATCGGGACCTCCCAGATCCGCGACGTGCTCGCGACGGGTACCGTCGCGATGGAGAAACAGAAGGTCCGCAAGATCCAGGTCGACGGCGAACTCGGCGACGGCGTCGAGGCGAAAGACGTCATCCTCGAGATCATCCGCCGACTCGGCACCGAGGGCGGCGTCGGCTACGTCTACGAGTACGCCGGCGAGGCCATCGAGTCGCTGGGGATGGAGGGTCGGATGTCGATCTGTAACATGTCCATCGAGGGCGGCGCTCGCGCGGGCTACGTCAACCCCGACGAGACCACCTACGAGTGGCTCGCGGAGACCGACTACTTCCAGGAGAATCCGGAAAAATTCGACGAACTCAAGCCCTACTGGGAGTCCATCCGCTCCGACGCGGACGCCGAATACGACGACGTCGTCCACATCGACGCGAACGAACTCGAGCCGGTCGTCACCTGGGGCACCACACCCGGCCAGGGCGTCGGCGTCACGGAGCCGATCCCGGCACCCGAGGATCTGGCCGAAGACAAGCAGGATACTGCCCGACGCGCGCAGGAGCACATGCGCGTCGAGGCCGGCGACTCGATGGAGGGCTACGATATCGACGTGGCCTTCCTCGGCTCCTGTACGAACGCTCGCCTGCCGGACCTGCGACGCGCGGCCCGAATCGTCGAGGGGCGGGAGGTCGACGACGACGTCCGCGCGATGGTCGTCCCCGGCAGCCAGCGGGTCCAGAAAGCCGCCGAGGAGGAAGGTCTCAAGGACACCTTCGAGGAAGCCGGCTTCGAGTGGCGAAACGCCGGCTGTTCGATGTGTCTGGGCATGAACGAGGACCAACTCGAGGGCGACGAGGCCTGCGCCTCCTCCTCGAACCGGAACTTCGTCGGCCGCCAAGGGAGTAAGGACGGGCGGACCGTCCTGATGAACCCGCGGATGGTCGCGGCGGCAGCGATCACCGGCGAAGTCTCTGACGTGCGCGAGCTGAAGGAGGTGAACCTCGCATGA
- the ilvC gene encoding ketol-acid reductoisomerase produces the protein MTDDFTTDIYYDDDADVSTLDDETVAVLGYGSQGHAHALSLHDSGVDVVVGLREDSASRDAAEADGLTVATPADAVAQASYVSVLVPDTVQASVYENAIEPNLEAGDTLQFAHGLNIHYNQIEPPENVDVTMVAPKSPGHLVRRNFENDEGTPGLLAIYQDTTGDAEDRALAYAKGIGCTRAGVIETTFQEEVESDLFGEQAVLCGGVTSLVKHGYETLVDAGYSPEIAYFECLNELKLIVDLMYEGGHAEMWDSVSDTAEYGGLSRGDRIVDEHVRENMEETLEEIQNGEFTREWILENQAGRPSYNQLREAEKNHEIEDVGERLRDLFAWAEDQETENEDESVQVQADD, from the coding sequence ATGACTGACGACTTCACCACCGACATCTACTACGACGACGACGCTGACGTATCGACGCTCGACGACGAGACTGTAGCCGTGCTCGGCTACGGGAGCCAGGGCCACGCTCACGCGCTGAGCCTCCACGACAGTGGGGTCGACGTGGTCGTCGGCCTGCGCGAGGACTCGGCCTCGCGAGACGCCGCCGAGGCGGACGGGCTGACGGTCGCGACGCCGGCCGACGCGGTCGCGCAGGCCTCGTACGTCTCCGTGCTCGTTCCCGACACCGTCCAGGCGTCGGTCTACGAGAACGCCATCGAGCCCAACCTCGAGGCCGGCGACACGCTCCAGTTCGCCCACGGGCTGAACATCCACTACAACCAGATCGAGCCGCCGGAGAACGTCGACGTGACGATGGTCGCGCCCAAGAGCCCGGGCCACCTCGTCCGACGGAACTTCGAGAACGACGAGGGGACGCCCGGGCTGCTGGCGATCTACCAGGACACGACGGGCGACGCCGAGGACCGCGCGCTCGCCTACGCGAAGGGGATCGGCTGTACCCGTGCGGGCGTCATCGAGACGACGTTTCAGGAGGAGGTCGAGTCCGACCTCTTCGGCGAGCAGGCCGTCCTCTGTGGCGGCGTCACCTCGCTGGTCAAGCACGGCTACGAGACGCTGGTCGACGCCGGCTACTCGCCCGAGATCGCCTACTTCGAGTGTCTCAACGAGCTCAAGCTGATCGTCGATCTGATGTACGAAGGCGGTCACGCCGAGATGTGGGACTCCGTCTCCGACACCGCCGAATACGGCGGGCTGAGCCGCGGAGACCGCATCGTCGACGAACACGTCCGCGAAAACATGGAGGAGACCCTCGAGGAGATTCAGAACGGCGAGTTCACCCGCGAGTGGATCCTCGAGAACCAGGCGGGTCGGCCGAGCTACAACCAGCTTCGGGAGGCCGAGAAGAACCACGAGATCGAGGACGTCGGCGAGCGACTGCGCGACCTGTTCGCGTGGGCGGAGGACCAGGAGACCGAGAACGAAGACGAGTCCGTCCAGGTGCAGGCGGACGACTGA
- the ilvN gene encoding acetolactate synthase small subunit, with product MKRGLDGPTPEERPTPAGRRNKQGIRIDPEVEATHEPRRTVISALVAHEPGVLSDVSGLFSRRQFNIESLTVGPTANEDRARITIVVEEPDPGIDQVEKQLRKLVPVVSVRELEPDAMRRELALIKVRAERPDQVAAVADMYDGKTVDSSPETATIEVTGARRKIEAAIDTFSQFGILEISRTGTTALARGTDRTAATDSTAQTADEANRDLQHTNPADDD from the coding sequence ATGAAGCGCGGACTCGACGGACCGACTCCCGAGGAGCGACCGACCCCCGCGGGACGGCGCAACAAGCAGGGCATCCGCATCGACCCCGAGGTCGAAGCGACACACGAGCCCCGGCGCACCGTCATCTCGGCGCTGGTCGCACACGAGCCCGGCGTGCTCTCCGACGTCTCGGGACTGTTCTCGCGGCGGCAGTTCAACATCGAGAGCCTGACCGTCGGCCCCACGGCGAACGAGGATCGCGCGCGGATCACGATCGTCGTCGAGGAGCCCGATCCGGGGATCGATCAGGTCGAGAAACAGCTCCGCAAGCTCGTGCCGGTCGTCTCCGTGCGCGAACTCGAGCCCGACGCGATGCGTCGGGAACTGGCGCTGATCAAGGTACGCGCCGAGCGTCCCGATCAGGTCGCCGCCGTCGCGGACATGTACGACGGCAAGACCGTCGACTCGAGTCCGGAGACGGCGACGATCGAAGTGACCGGTGCGCGCCGGAAGATCGAGGCCGCGATCGACACCTTCAGTCAGTTCGGAATCCTGGAGATCTCCCGAACGGGGACGACGGCGCTGGCCCGCGGCACCGACCGGACGGCTGCGACCGATTCGACAGCACAGACCGCCGACGAGGCGAACCGCGACCTCCAACATACCAATCCAGCAGACGATGACTGA
- the ilvB gene encoding biosynthetic-type acetolactate synthase large subunit, with protein MSERAAKISPAEEEQDDDQLTDGAAPDAAAEDDATIDAEPTDPVTTGAESVVRALENAGVEYAFGVQGGAIMPVYDALYDSDIRHVTMAHEQGAAHAADAYGIVSGEPGICLATSGPGATNLVTGIADADMDSDPLVALTGQVATDFVGNDAFQETDTTGVTTPITKDNTFASDSDRVGSDVSEAFALAREGRPGPTLVDLPKDVTNGETDREPDAPAVPDTYEVQERAEPEIVAAAAERIENAARPVILLGGGIIKGEASEACREFAMEHEIPVITTMPGLGAFPEDHELSLEMAGMHGTGYANMAITHCDTLIGIGTRFDDRLTGGIETFAPEAELIHIDIDPAEISKNIHADYPLVGDAETVVEQLAAAVDASPEAKKWRAQCQQWKSDYSMAYDAPEDEPVQPEFVVEALDEATSDRAIVTTGVGQHQMWACQYWTFTEPRTWVSSHGLGTMGYGLPSAIGARLAADDDQEVVCIDGDGSFLMTLQGLSVAVREELDITVAVLNNEYIGMVRQWQDAFFDGRHSASDYGWMPEFDKLAEAFGASGFRIDDYDDVAETIDEAIAYDGPSVIDVHIDPDANVYPMVPSGGDNGQFALAEDQL; from the coding sequence ATGAGCGAACGCGCAGCAAAGATTTCGCCAGCGGAAGAGGAACAGGACGACGACCAGCTCACCGACGGTGCCGCGCCCGACGCGGCCGCCGAGGACGACGCGACGATCGACGCCGAGCCGACCGACCCCGTCACCACGGGTGCCGAGTCCGTCGTCCGCGCGTTGGAGAACGCGGGCGTCGAGTACGCCTTCGGCGTGCAGGGCGGGGCGATCATGCCCGTCTACGACGCGCTCTACGACTCGGACATTCGTCACGTGACGATGGCGCACGAGCAAGGCGCGGCCCACGCGGCCGATGCCTACGGAATCGTCTCGGGCGAACCGGGCATCTGCCTCGCGACCTCGGGGCCGGGCGCGACCAACCTGGTCACCGGCATCGCGGACGCCGACATGGACTCGGACCCGCTGGTCGCACTGACCGGCCAAGTTGCGACCGACTTCGTCGGCAACGACGCCTTCCAGGAGACCGACACCACCGGCGTCACGACGCCGATCACGAAGGACAACACGTTCGCGAGCGACTCGGACCGCGTCGGCAGCGACGTCAGCGAGGCGTTCGCGCTCGCCCGCGAGGGACGGCCGGGACCGACCCTGGTCGACCTGCCGAAAGACGTCACGAACGGCGAGACCGATCGCGAGCCCGACGCCCCCGCAGTTCCGGACACCTACGAGGTGCAGGAGCGAGCCGAGCCTGAGATCGTCGCGGCCGCGGCCGAGCGGATCGAGAACGCCGCCCGGCCCGTCATATTGCTCGGCGGCGGCATCATCAAAGGCGAGGCCAGCGAGGCCTGCCGCGAGTTCGCCATGGAACACGAAATCCCGGTCATCACCACGATGCCCGGCCTCGGCGCGTTCCCCGAGGATCACGAGCTGTCCCTCGAGATGGCGGGGATGCACGGCACCGGGTACGCCAACATGGCGATCACCCACTGCGACACGCTGATCGGGATCGGAACCCGGTTCGACGACCGGCTGACCGGCGGCATCGAGACCTTCGCGCCCGAGGCGGAGCTCATTCACATCGACATCGATCCGGCCGAGATCTCGAAGAACATCCACGCGGACTACCCGCTGGTCGGCGACGCCGAGACGGTCGTCGAGCAACTGGCCGCGGCCGTCGACGCCTCGCCGGAGGCGAAGAAGTGGCGCGCCCAGTGCCAGCAGTGGAAGTCCGACTACTCGATGGCCTACGACGCACCCGAGGACGAGCCGGTCCAGCCGGAGTTCGTCGTCGAGGCGCTGGACGAGGCCACGAGCGATCGGGCGATCGTCACGACCGGCGTCGGTCAACACCAGATGTGGGCCTGCCAGTACTGGACGTTTACCGAGCCCCGCACTTGGGTCTCGAGTCACGGCCTCGGGACGATGGGCTACGGGCTGCCCTCGGCGATCGGCGCGCGGCTCGCGGCCGACGACGATCAGGAGGTCGTCTGCATCGACGGCGACGGCTCGTTCCTGATGACGTTACAGGGGCTGTCGGTCGCCGTCCGCGAGGAACTCGACATCACCGTCGCCGTGCTCAACAACGAGTACATCGGCATGGTCCGACAGTGGCAGGACGCCTTCTTCGACGGCCGCCACTCCGCGTCGGACTACGGCTGGATGCCGGAGTTCGACAAACTCGCCGAAGCGTTCGGCGCGTCCGGCTTCCGGATCGACGACTACGACGACGTCGCCGAGACGATCGACGAGGCGATCGCCTACGACGGTCCATCGGTGATCGACGTCCACATCGATCCCGACGCCAACGTCTACCCGATGGTGCCGAGTGGCGGCGACAACGGCCAGTTCGCGCTGGCGGAGGACCAGCTATGA
- a CDS encoding LeuA family protein — translation MQCLHKTAHPLIPIRGVEFFQGTLDSTDEIESARVFDTTLRDGEQSPGTSFSYDDKRQIASILDEMGTHVIEAGFPVNSDAEFEAVRDIASATSSTTCGLARVVDGDIEAALDSGVEMVHTFVSTSDVQIEDSMHATREEVVQRAVESVERIKEAGATCMFSPMDATRTDEAYLIEVIEAVTEAGTDWINIPDTCGVATPTRFRAMIEKVCAHTDARIDVHTHDDFGLATANALAGIEAGAAQAQVSVNSIGERAGNAAYEEYVMAVESLYQCDTGIDTTRIAELSNVVEEKSGMDTPGNKPIVGANAFSHESGIHAAGVIENSDTFEPGVMTPEMVGAERRLVMGKHTGTHSVRERLVECGFDPTDDQVRAVTRRVKDYGAEKRRVTVDDLERFAEEADVERQHEEEEVRV, via the coding sequence ATACAATGTCTTCACAAGACAGCCCATCCTCTGATACCAATCAGGGGGGTCGAGTTCTTCCAGGGCACGTTAGATTCCACTGACGAAATAGAGTCAGCACGTGTCTTCGATACGACCCTCCGGGACGGCGAGCAGTCACCCGGAACTTCGTTCTCCTACGACGATAAACGGCAGATCGCGTCCATTCTGGACGAGATGGGAACCCACGTCATCGAGGCCGGGTTCCCCGTCAACTCCGACGCGGAGTTCGAGGCCGTTCGTGATATCGCTTCGGCGACCAGTTCGACGACCTGCGGCCTGGCCCGCGTCGTCGACGGAGACATCGAAGCCGCACTCGATTCCGGCGTCGAAATGGTGCACACGTTCGTCAGCACCAGCGACGTCCAGATCGAGGATTCGATGCACGCCACCCGGGAGGAAGTCGTACAGCGCGCAGTCGAGTCGGTCGAACGCATCAAAGAGGCGGGTGCGACCTGCATGTTCTCGCCGATGGATGCGACTCGGACCGACGAGGCGTACCTGATCGAGGTGATCGAAGCGGTCACCGAGGCGGGAACCGACTGGATCAATATTCCCGACACCTGCGGCGTCGCCACGCCGACCCGATTCCGGGCCATGATCGAGAAGGTCTGTGCCCACACCGACGCGCGGATCGACGTCCACACCCACGACGACTTCGGGCTGGCCACCGCCAACGCCTTGGCCGGGATCGAAGCGGGCGCAGCGCAGGCGCAGGTGTCGGTCAACTCGATCGGCGAGCGGGCCGGCAACGCCGCCTACGAGGAGTACGTGATGGCCGTCGAGTCGCTCTACCAGTGCGATACTGGTATCGACACGACGCGCATCGCCGAGCTCTCGAACGTCGTCGAGGAGAAAAGCGGCATGGACACGCCGGGCAACAAGCCCATCGTCGGTGCCAACGCCTTCTCCCACGAGAGCGGTATCCACGCCGCCGGCGTCATCGAGAACTCCGATACCTTCGAACCCGGCGTCATGACCCCGGAGATGGTCGGTGCCGAACGCCGACTGGTCATGGGGAAACACACCGGGACTCACTCGGTCCGCGAGCGGCTCGTCGAGTGCGGGTTCGACCCCACCGACGACCAGGTCCGCGCGGTCACCCGCCGCGTCAAGGACTACGGGGCCGAGAAACGCCGAGTCACCGTCGACGACCTCGAGCGCTTCGCCGAGGAGGCCGACGTCGAGCGTCAGCACGAGGAGGAGGAGGTGCGCGTCTGA
- a CDS encoding ferritin-like domain-containing protein, with translation MTTDEITDLLTGAYVDEHETVMNYQTNAIVLDGIHAEEVKASLEEDIQEELDHAQMLGERLKQLDESPPGSEGFEATQHSLQPPEDTTDVQSVIEGVLAAEEDAIETYRSLIEAATEANDPVTEDVAVTILTDEEAHRTEFRGFQKEFPMD, from the coding sequence ATGACGACAGACGAGATCACCGACCTGCTGACCGGCGCGTACGTCGACGAACACGAGACGGTGATGAACTACCAGACCAACGCGATCGTCCTCGACGGAATCCACGCCGAGGAGGTGAAGGCGAGCCTCGAGGAGGATATTCAGGAGGAACTCGACCACGCGCAGATGCTCGGCGAGCGGTTGAAGCAACTCGACGAGTCCCCGCCCGGGTCCGAGGGGTTCGAGGCCACCCAGCACAGCCTCCAGCCACCCGAGGACACGACGGACGTCCAGTCGGTCATCGAGGGCGTCCTCGCGGCCGAGGAGGACGCCATCGAGACCTACCGGTCCCTGATCGAGGCCGCGACCGAGGCGAACGATCCCGTTACGGAGGACGTGGCGGTGACGATTCTCACCGACGAGGAGGCCCACCGCACCGAGTTCCGCGGGTTCCAGAAGGAGTTCCCCATGGACTGA
- a CDS encoding DUF5779 family protein has translation MSDFDLDLRAVEEHIDDELELEGSIVLGVLDGETPADEWLEGISKGNVLILNVDGDVNELASGFARDVKESGGNLVHFRGFLVVTPPGVDVSTERL, from the coding sequence ATGAGCGACTTCGACCTCGACCTTCGGGCCGTCGAGGAGCACATCGACGACGAACTCGAGCTCGAGGGCAGTATCGTCCTCGGGGTCCTCGACGGGGAGACGCCGGCCGACGAGTGGCTCGAAGGAATCTCGAAGGGGAACGTACTGATCCTGAACGTCGACGGCGACGTCAACGAACTGGCGTCCGGGTTCGCGCGGGACGTGAAGGAATCGGGCGGCAACCTCGTCCACTTCCGGGGCTTTCTGGTCGTCACGCCGCCGGGTGTGGACGTGAGTACGGAACGACTGTAG